Genomic window (Dyadobacter fanqingshengii):
TCAACAGATTGGAGAATGTAGGCGGCGAGCTGAATGCTTACACGACCAAAGAAAAAATCTGTTTTCACGCCTCGGTCCTGGACGATCATTTCGACAAGGCAATGGACTTACTTGCGGACATTACCTTTCATTCTGTTTTCCCTGAAAAGCAGATCGAGCGCGAGCGGAATGTGATTTTGGAGGAAATGTCCATGTATATTGATTCTCCCGAGGACGCCATTCAGGACGATTTTGACCAACTTATTTTCCCCAACCATGCTTTGGGAAATAACATATTAGGCGTCGCTGAGACAGTCAATTCCTTTGGTAAAGAGGATTTAATGAAATTCATCAATGACAACATTGACACAGAAAACATTGTTGTTTCATCTGTAAGCCGATTGCCTTTTTCAAAAGTGATCCGTGTTGCAGAGAAATATTTGGGCAACGTTCCGCATCGTAAAACTTCCAGGATCAGGCAGGCGCCGTTGGCGTATGTTCCTGTGAGTCAGCAAAAAGAGCGCTCGATTTCACAGGCGCAATGTGCGATGGGTCAGCCGGCTTATCCGTTGCTCGACGACAGAAGGTTATCCTTTTTTATGCTGGTCAACTTGCTTGGCGGGCCTGGAATGAATTCCAGGTTTAACCTGTCGCTGCGTGAAAAATATGGTTTTGTTTATTCTATTGAGGGAAATTATACGCCTTATCTGGACACAGGTTTTATGGGCATTTTCTTCGGAACCGAGCAAAAACAATTAACCAAAAGCATTTCCCTGATCCATAAAGAGCTGAAAAGAATACGTGAAGTGCCTTTGTCCGTGCTGCAACTGCATCAAACCAAGGTGCAGCTCATGGGGCAGCTGGCTATGTCTGAGGAAAGTAACATGAGCTTTATGCTGATGATGGCCAAAAGTCTGCTTGACACAGGCCGTGTGGATTCACTTCCGGAAATCTTTACGGAAATCGAACAGATCACCGCATTGCAGTTACAGGAAATTGCGCAGGAAATGTTCAAAGAGGAGAATTTCAGTTATCTGACTTTTCTTCCCGAAGATTAGGACAAAAAACTGTTTCCCTCAACATGATACGCCGTAGCTGCCTCCTTTGGATTGTTTGCACACTATTAATCGCTTGCGACCGCAAGCAAACCGACGAGCAACCAGGGGAATTTCCAGAAGAGCTGGTCAGTTTCGAAGCACATTCAGGCAATCCACTTTTTGAAGGAACAGGTGATTCCACAACCTGGGACGAAAAGATCCGTGAGCGGGGTTATATTCTGAAAGAAGACAGCACTTATTATTTGTGGTACACCGGCTACACCAAAGCCACGGGCGATTCCATCAAATACCTGGGATTAGCCAGTTCAAACGACGGCATTACATGGAAGCGATCAGGCCAAAAGCCCATTCATTCGTCATTATGGATTGAAGATATCTGCGTCCTAAAATCTGACAGCACTTATTATATGTTTGCCGAAAGTCGCGGCGATACAGCCCATTTGCTGACATCTTCTGACAAGATCAACTGGAAAGACAATGGCGCATTGGATGTTCGCCTTAAAAATGGACAGCCGCTAGGGAAGGGGCCTTATGGCACGCCCGCTGTATGGAAAGAGAATGGGACCTGGTATCTTTTTTACGAGCGCAATGATGCGGCCGTCTGGCTCGCGACTTCCACTGATTTGAAGATCTGGACTAATGTGCAGGACGAACCCGTGCTCAAAACCGGTCCTGAAAAATATGACCAGTTTGCGGTTGCGTTTAACCAGATCATCAAGTATAATGGCCTTTATTACGCCTATTACCACGCATCGGCTTTCAAAGACTGGCGGGAATGGACAATGAATGTTGCAGTTTCAAAGGATCTTGTGCATTGGAAAAAATACGCAAAAAATCCCATCATGGGCAGTGATAAATCAAGCGGAATACTGGTGAATGACGGTAGCAAATTCCGGCTTTACACTATGCATCCCGAAGTCAATGTTTATTTCCCTAAACAGTCTGCGAAATAAAACATTAAGCAAGTGCAACCTGCTTTTCTTCTGCCCGATAATATAATGTTGAGGAGTTTTCCGGCCTTAAAATCGATTTGGCTGCTTCGTGGATGTCGTTAGAAGTAAGGTTTCGGATGATTTCTGCGTCCTCGTTCGCCCAATCCACATTACCGGCATTGGCTGCGAAAGCCAGGTTCATGGCGCGATTCAGCAACTCAACTTCGGAGAAAGCCAGCGAAGCCTCCGACTGGTTTTTGACCTTGTTCACTTCGTCATCATTAGCACCGTTTGCAACCATTTCGCTCAATATTTCGCCCACAGCTGCGTCTGCTTCTTCGAGGCTGACATTGGGATTTAAATTTCCTTTTATCAAAAGCAGGCCGGGATCAAGGGACGAAGTAACACTGGCGCTTATGCTATTAAAAATAGACCTTTCTTTCAAAAGACTCTGGTACAAACGCGAGGATTTCCCACGACCAAGAATGTCACTCAGCAAATCGGTTGCATAAAAGCCCTTTTCATATCTGCCCGGCATGTGAAACACTTTTATCAACGAATTTAAAGGCACTGCTGCGGAAGTTTCCAAATGCCGCGCTTCAATTTGCGCAGGCTCTTTTGGAACATTACGCACATAAGGCGCTCCTGCAGGAATATCACCAAACCATTTCTTTGCCATTTCACGAACCTGGGCAGTCTTAATTGCTCCTGCAACCACCATTACCGCATTATTGGGCCTGTAAAAACGGAAGAAGAAGTTTTGGACGTCTTCCATAGTTGCCCTTTCGATATGGTCAATGTCCTTCCCGATCGTGGCCCAGCGATAGGGATGTTGCCTGTAAGCCAATGGTCTTAATTTCAGCCACATATCGCCATAAGGCTGGTTCAGATAACGCTGTTTGAACTCCTCAATCACCACTTTTCGCTGCACTTCCAGCACATTGGGGTCAAAAGAAAGGCTCATCATCCTATCCGATTCCAGCCAAAAAGCCGTTTCTATATTATCTGCGGGTAATGTAATGTAGTAATTGGTGATGTCCGGGGAAGTGAAAGCATTGTTTTCTCCACCCACATTCTGGACGGGAATATCGTAGTTGGGAATGTTTTTGGAGCCGCCAAACATCAGGTGCTCAAACAAATGGGCAAACCCGGTGCGCTCTTCATCTTCATCCCGCGAACCCACATTATATAAGATGTTTACGGCAGCCATTGGTGTTGAAAAATCTTCATGAACAAAAACCTTCAAGCCATTATCCAGGGTAAACTGCTCGTAACGAATCATAATATCAGTGAGTAAAATAATTTTTTTGATCAAAACCGCCCAAATAAAACTTTGGAACCGAAACCCGCAATGTTGTTTTTGGGTTATTAACAAAGCTAATGTTCAGGTGCGGTTCCACCAAACCATTTTGAGTTTATAGTAAATGCCATGCAAGATACGCTTCGATTCCTTTTCTTTTTTACACTCTTATTTTCCTCGCTTCCGGCCCCTGCGCAACTTTTGAATGATCGGGCGTCATTAAAAAACGTTCAGAACAGTTTGGACAAAATATATAATTACGAGTTTGACGAGGCTCAGGTTTTCATGGACCAGGTTGATAAAAAGTATCCTAATCACCCCGTTTCACACATTCTGGATTCATTTGTTCTTTTCTGGAAATACTTACCCATTAAGGATAATCCTGCCAAATCGAAAGAGTATATCCATAAGCTGGATCTATGTCTGGATGCCATTAATAAGAAATATGGTAAGAATAGCCTCGATCCGGAGGCCGTTTTTTATACCATGGTGGCACGCGGTTACATGGCCATGATGTACAATTACAAAGGCGAAATGATGAATGCGGCAGGGGAGGGCAAAAAAGCGTATAATGCATTCGTCGAGGGCCTGAAACTAATTAATAAGAACCCCGAATTTTACTTCACTTCGGGCATGTACAACTATTACGTTGAAGTGTATCCCGAAGAACATTCGATTGTAAAACCGCTCATGTTGTTTTTTAAAAGCGGGGATAAGGCGTTGGGTTTAAAGCAAATAGATAATGCTACGAAAGTGGGGACAATCACCCGCGCAGAAGCGAATTTTTACATTTCGCACATTTATCTTAAATACGAATCCAAGCCTGAAAAAGCAGTTTTTTATACGGACAGGCTAATAGATTTGTATCCCAAAAATCCGCTATTTCTTATGAAAAACATCGAGTCCTTGCTGTTATCTGGAAAATATGAACAAGCCGGAAAGGAGCTTATGGCTTTAAAAAAGGTCAATCATGGCTTTTATCCTGTTGCCTGGCGGACATTTCAAGGCCTTATGGACGAGAAACACGAGAAAAACGACGCTTCCGCGCAACGGGAGTATCTTCTTGCGTTGAAAACGCCGCATGACGATCAATACACTAAAGAATATCATGCAATGGCCTACGCCGGACTGGCCAGGATTTCTGCACGCGCCGGTAACAAGGGAAAAGCCAGGGATTATTATAAAAAATGTCTCGGGAAAGCGGAGTACAGATCCGTGATTAAGGAGGCCAAAGCCTTTAAATGAACTGGTTATTTTGGGAAAAGGCTCTTGTCTAGTCCGGGAATAATTTTCAGTGCATTTTTGTAATAAAGCTTTTTCAAAACCTCATCAGAAAGGCCCATTCCATACATTCTCCAAAATGCGTGGTATTTTTTGTGGTAAGGAAAATATTCATCTTCCGTTTCCAAAACCCTGAAATAGGTCGCATATTCCGCAGGCACCCAGCTATCTTTTCCAAATAAAACCCGGTCCTGATATTTATCGAAAAACTGCTTTGCTGCTCTCGGCTGGCGGCCCAGTTCTGCGATTACTGCTCCAATTTCCACATACATATTTGGGAAAACGACCATTAAGCTGTCCAGTTTTTTTAAATTATTGGGATACCAGCCCATATGCGCGTTAATGAATGTTGTTTTTGGATTGCTGCGGAAAATGTGATGTTGCTCCGCGATTAAGGAGTCGAAAGGAACGGGATCTTTTGCGCCTCTCCTCCGGTTAGGATGCGTTTTTAATTCGAGCCAGCGTTCATTATAACGGTCCATCGGATCCCAGAATGACGGCACATCGGCAGTGTGGATCAAAACCGGAATTCCCAGTTCACCACATTTCTGCCATACAGGCTGCAAACGCGGATCGCTAACCGCAACACGGTTTCCTTTGTCGTCCTTGATGCCGCTAAAACCCAGGCTTTTGTATATTTTAAGCCCTTTCGCACCCATTTTTACATCTGCTTCCAATTGTGCCACCGCCTTTGCAGACCAGTCTTTCTCACCAAAACCTTTGAATTGAAGATTTGTAAATATGGCAATGCGTTTCGGCTGGTTCTTCGCCACATTTTCCAGTGACCCTTTCAAGGTAGCCGTTCCTTCCTCCCATTCCTGTGACCATCCCCGACCACTCAAATTGACCATTATCCCCATATTCAGCGCATCCATTTGCTGCGTCAGCGCTTTCAGATCCTGGGTCTGCATCTGATATTGATGATTGTGGACGTCAATAAAAGGAAACTTAGCCCTCTTGGTAATGTGTTCCTCAACTTTCAAAGTCGAAACCGGATCGTACTCCTCGAAACCAAGCGGTTGTGTGAGCTGTCCGCCTTCCTGTGCGCAAGCGATAAAGGTAAAACCAATGGTAATGGTGAGGGCAAGAAGAATTTTTTTCATGAAGGCGTTTTTCAGGGGTTTTGGTTTAATGATCCTGATTTACAGGAAAAATATTGGGTAAATATATCAATGCTATGCAGTGGGCGGCAATTCCTTCTTCACGGCCCACAAATCCCAGATGTTCGGAAGTGGTTGCTTTTATGGAAATGTCTTGTTCAGGAATATTTGTAACCGACGAGAGGCAGGCCTTCATATCAGGAATGTGCGGATTTAGTTTTGGGTTTTGTAAAACGATTGTAACATCAACATTGCCCACTTCGAAACCTTTCTCACGGATCATTTCCAGCACTTTTGCCAATAAAATTTTGCTATCGACGCCTTTCCATTGCGGGTCTTTGTCTGAGAAATGATAACCTATGTTTCGCATGTTCGCGGCACCCAGCAGCGCGTCGCACATTACGTGGCAAACTACATCGGCATCGGAATGGCCTTTTGCACCGTGAGAATGCGGGATCAAAATCCCTCCAAGCCAAAAAGGCCTGCCTTCTACCAACTGATGCACATCATAACCCTGACCAACGCGAAACGGAAACATGTATTTATTTTAAGATTGAGGAACGTAGTAATTTGGCGTTTTAGTGGAGCAGTTATCTGGCTTTTAGAATGTTTACAT
Coding sequences:
- the ispF gene encoding 2-C-methyl-D-erythritol 2,4-cyclodiphosphate synthase produces the protein MFPFRVGQGYDVHQLVEGRPFWLGGILIPHSHGAKGHSDADVVCHVMCDALLGAANMRNIGYHFSDKDPQWKGVDSKILLAKVLEMIREKGFEVGNVDVTIVLQNPKLNPHIPDMKACLSSVTNIPEQDISIKATTSEHLGFVGREEGIAAHCIALIYLPNIFPVNQDH
- a CDS encoding M16 family metallopeptidase, with protein sequence MIRYEQFTLDNGLKVFVHEDFSTPMAAVNILYNVGSRDEDEERTGFAHLFEHLMFGGSKNIPNYDIPVQNVGGENNAFTSPDITNYYITLPADNIETAFWLESDRMMSLSFDPNVLEVQRKVVIEEFKQRYLNQPYGDMWLKLRPLAYRQHPYRWATIGKDIDHIERATMEDVQNFFFRFYRPNNAVMVVAGAIKTAQVREMAKKWFGDIPAGAPYVRNVPKEPAQIEARHLETSAAVPLNSLIKVFHMPGRYEKGFYATDLLSDILGRGKSSRLYQSLLKERSIFNSISASVTSSLDPGLLLIKGNLNPNVSLEEADAAVGEILSEMVANGANDDEVNKVKNQSEASLAFSEVELLNRAMNLAFAANAGNVDWANEDAEIIRNLTSNDIHEAAKSILRPENSSTLYYRAEEKQVALA
- a CDS encoding glycosylase, yielding MIRRSCLLWIVCTLLIACDRKQTDEQPGEFPEELVSFEAHSGNPLFEGTGDSTTWDEKIRERGYILKEDSTYYLWYTGYTKATGDSIKYLGLASSNDGITWKRSGQKPIHSSLWIEDICVLKSDSTYYMFAESRGDTAHLLTSSDKINWKDNGALDVRLKNGQPLGKGPYGTPAVWKENGTWYLFYERNDAAVWLATSTDLKIWTNVQDEPVLKTGPEKYDQFAVAFNQIIKYNGLYYAYYHASAFKDWREWTMNVAVSKDLVHWKKYAKNPIMGSDKSSGILVNDGSKFRLYTMHPEVNVYFPKQSAK
- a CDS encoding amidohydrolase family protein, translated to MKKILLALTITIGFTFIACAQEGGQLTQPLGFEEYDPVSTLKVEEHITKRAKFPFIDVHNHQYQMQTQDLKALTQQMDALNMGIMVNLSGRGWSQEWEEGTATLKGSLENVAKNQPKRIAIFTNLQFKGFGEKDWSAKAVAQLEADVKMGAKGLKIYKSLGFSGIKDDKGNRVAVSDPRLQPVWQKCGELGIPVLIHTADVPSFWDPMDRYNERWLELKTHPNRRRGAKDPVPFDSLIAEQHHIFRSNPKTTFINAHMGWYPNNLKKLDSLMVVFPNMYVEIGAVIAELGRQPRAAKQFFDKYQDRVLFGKDSWVPAEYATYFRVLETEDEYFPYHKKYHAFWRMYGMGLSDEVLKKLYYKNALKIIPGLDKSLFPK
- a CDS encoding M16 family metallopeptidase, which codes for MKRDNVRKQGNPKSTTLPITEDYHLHTLANGIRIAHKQVPYTQIAHCGIMLDIGSRDELPHQQGLAHFWEHMAFKGTEKRSSYHIINRLENVGGELNAYTTKEKICFHASVLDDHFDKAMDLLADITFHSVFPEKQIERERNVILEEMSMYIDSPEDAIQDDFDQLIFPNHALGNNILGVAETVNSFGKEDLMKFINDNIDTENIVVSSVSRLPFSKVIRVAEKYLGNVPHRKTSRIRQAPLAYVPVSQQKERSISQAQCAMGQPAYPLLDDRRLSFFMLVNLLGGPGMNSRFNLSLREKYGFVYSIEGNYTPYLDTGFMGIFFGTEQKQLTKSISLIHKELKRIREVPLSVLQLHQTKVQLMGQLAMSEESNMSFMLMMAKSLLDTGRVDSLPEIFTEIEQITALQLQEIAQEMFKEENFSYLTFLPED
- a CDS encoding tetratricopeptide repeat protein is translated as MQDTLRFLFFFTLLFSSLPAPAQLLNDRASLKNVQNSLDKIYNYEFDEAQVFMDQVDKKYPNHPVSHILDSFVLFWKYLPIKDNPAKSKEYIHKLDLCLDAINKKYGKNSLDPEAVFYTMVARGYMAMMYNYKGEMMNAAGEGKKAYNAFVEGLKLINKNPEFYFTSGMYNYYVEVYPEEHSIVKPLMLFFKSGDKALGLKQIDNATKVGTITRAEANFYISHIYLKYESKPEKAVFYTDRLIDLYPKNPLFLMKNIESLLLSGKYEQAGKELMALKKVNHGFYPVAWRTFQGLMDEKHEKNDASAQREYLLALKTPHDDQYTKEYHAMAYAGLARISARAGNKGKARDYYKKCLGKAEYRSVIKEAKAFK